A region from the Chromatiales bacterium 21-64-14 genome encodes:
- a CDS encoding C4-dicarboxylate ABC transporter, with amino-acid sequence MNVAITLLLIAAALLGLPLFVVLGALGLVASWRSGVDPAVLIVEMHSLAASANLVAIPLFTLVGSVLAAGGAPQRLVRVFNAVLGWMPGGLAIVALSSCAFFTAFSGASGVTILALGGLLYPILTTGRYPERFSLGLVTSSGSLGLLFMPSLPLLLYGIVAKVGIDDLFKAGVVPGLLLMVLLGGYSMVTGRRAQVPRQEFSVRELRMAAREGIWDLMLPIGILVGIFRGYVTVTEAASCAAAYVLFVEIVVHRTLKFDRHLLTTFREAAVLVGSILIILSVAMGLTNLLVNAQIPAKVLSYVEHVVHSPLQFLLLLNLMLLVVGAIMDVFSAIMVVVPLILPLALRFGVDPVHLGIIFLANLEIGYSTPPVGLNLFIASQRFDKPVFTLFRSTLPFLAIMIVWLAVLTYVPALSLWWRGL; translated from the coding sequence ATGAACGTCGCAATAACCCTGCTTCTCATCGCCGCTGCCCTTCTTGGCCTACCGCTGTTCGTAGTCCTGGGCGCCTTGGGATTGGTGGCGAGTTGGCGCTCCGGGGTGGATCCGGCGGTGCTGATCGTCGAGATGCACAGCTTGGCTGCCTCCGCGAACCTGGTGGCCATCCCGTTATTCACTCTGGTGGGATCGGTGCTTGCGGCGGGTGGGGCACCGCAGCGCTTGGTGCGCGTGTTCAACGCGGTCCTGGGTTGGATGCCCGGGGGCCTGGCGATCGTGGCGCTGAGCTCTTGCGCCTTCTTTACGGCGTTTTCGGGCGCCTCCGGCGTGACCATCCTCGCCCTGGGGGGGTTGTTGTACCCGATCCTCACCACGGGCCGTTACCCCGAACGATTTTCCCTTGGATTAGTGACTTCATCCGGATCTCTTGGACTCCTGTTCATGCCCAGCCTGCCGCTGCTCCTGTACGGGATCGTCGCGAAGGTCGGGATCGATGACCTGTTCAAGGCGGGTGTCGTTCCGGGGCTGCTGTTGATGGTGCTGCTCGGCGGCTACAGCATGGTGACCGGGCGCCGGGCACAAGTGCCCCGGCAGGAATTCTCGGTTCGCGAGCTGCGGATGGCAGCGCGCGAGGGGATCTGGGACCTGATGCTGCCGATCGGGATCCTGGTCGGGATTTTTAGGGGGTATGTAACGGTCACCGAAGCCGCCTCGTGCGCGGCGGCTTATGTGCTCTTCGTGGAGATCGTGGTCCACAGGACCCTGAAGTTCGACCGGCACCTGCTGACCACCTTCCGCGAGGCCGCGGTGCTCGTGGGCAGCATTCTCATCATCCTGAGCGTGGCGATGGGCCTGACCAATCTCCTGGTTAATGCCCAGATCCCGGCCAAGGTCTTGTCTTACGTCGAGCACGTGGTCCACAGCCCACTGCAGTTCCTGTTGCTGCTCAATCTCATGCTGCTGGTGGTAGGCGCCATTATGGACGTCTTTTCCGCCATCATGGTGGTGGTGCCGCTGATCCTGCCGTTGGCCCTGCGCTTCGGCGTAGATCCGGTGCACCTGGGGATCATTTTTCTCGCCAACCTGGAGATCGGTTATTCCACGCCACCGGTTGGCCTGAACCTGTTCATCGCCAGCCAGCGCTTCGACAAGCCGGTATTCACGCTGTTTCGTTCCACCTTGCCATTCCTGGCGATCATGATCGTGTGGCTTGCGGTGCTGACCTATGTGCCCGCGCTGTCCCTGTGGTGGCGAGGCCTGTGA
- a CDS encoding radical SAM protein, with product MSASADTVVAPLQFYRPNYHVKTPEMRSPEYVQLSTAAAITIGLVPGTMHRTACTHCLNLLVTYPEGCRANCSYCGLARHREESRDYADRNFIRVDWPTARYDEIIERVRRDDDRGQFERMCISMITHPNSDYDTLVLLKRWVREVPRIPVSILSNPTTMKYEDLKTLHQEGADIFTVALDAATPAIFERTRGKTVDSPHTWKKYWQAIEWAAEIFGPEKFGIHLIGGMGETEEEILQVVQRIRDMGGHNHMFGFFPEQGSMMEDWDPVPRDQWRRVQLARFIIDYAGGRIGDMRFNEAGQVVDFGLDSAELDSLIASGKPFQTSGCPGKSDEEVSACNRPYGDSSPSDIRSFPFALDGHDVEIVRRQMQGIAVGTLGPDTD from the coding sequence ATGAGCGCCAGCGCTGATACGGTAGTTGCACCGCTGCAATTTTACCGGCCCAACTACCACGTCAAGACGCCGGAGATGCGCTCGCCGGAGTATGTGCAGCTCTCTACGGCGGCGGCTATTACCATTGGCTTGGTCCCAGGCACTATGCATCGGACTGCCTGTACCCATTGCCTCAATCTGCTGGTGACCTATCCGGAGGGCTGCCGGGCGAATTGCAGCTATTGCGGCTTGGCGCGCCATCGGGAGGAATCCCGCGATTACGCAGACCGTAATTTTATACGCGTAGATTGGCCCACAGCGCGTTACGATGAGATCATCGAGCGTGTCCGTCGTGACGACGACCGGGGCCAGTTTGAACGCATGTGCATTTCAATGATTACCCACCCGAATTCAGATTACGATACCTTGGTCCTGCTCAAGCGCTGGGTGCGCGAGGTGCCGCGGATCCCAGTGTCCATACTTTCCAACCCGACCACGATGAAGTATGAGGATCTCAAGACCCTACATCAGGAAGGCGCCGATATCTTCACCGTGGCATTGGATGCTGCGACGCCCGCGATCTTCGAGCGGACCCGCGGCAAGACGGTGGACAGTCCACACACCTGGAAGAAGTACTGGCAGGCTATCGAGTGGGCCGCGGAGATCTTCGGACCCGAGAAGTTCGGGATCCATCTAATTGGGGGTATGGGCGAGACCGAAGAGGAAATCCTCCAGGTGGTCCAGCGGATCCGGGATATGGGCGGACACAACCACATGTTCGGATTTTTCCCGGAGCAGGGCTCCATGATGGAGGACTGGGATCCGGTTCCCAGGGACCAGTGGCGCAGGGTTCAATTGGCCCGATTCATCATCGACTATGCCGGTGGCCGGATCGGCGATATGCGTTTCAACGAAGCGGGTCAAGTCGTGGATTTTGGCCTTGATAGCGCGGAACTGGACTCCCTTATCGCCTCCGGCAAGCCGTTCCAGACCTCTGGTTGTCCCGGTAAGTCCGACGAGGAAGTCTCCGCTTGCAACCGCCCTTACGGTGACTCCAGCCCCAGTGATATCCGCTCCTTCCCGTTCGCGTTGGATGGCCATGACGTGGAGATCGTACGGCGCCAGATGCAGGGAATAGCGGTGGGCACCCTGGGCCCGGACACCGACTAG
- a CDS encoding geranylgeranyl reductase → METVDVLVVGLGPAGGSAARCAAARGLRVLGVERNRRIGVPVQCAEFIPAPMARYASAAGVRVQSITGMKSALPSGARLATAFPGIMIDRARFDQSIAQRAREAGAVLWEATRLVGLDPTQRLARLQRNGLEVEVRYRLLVAADGPHSTVGRNLGLPALEVVHTRQYTVPLRGPYADTDIWLSDAYPGGYGWLFPKGAVANLGLGADRALADADLKTPLDRLHRQLVDTGIVGPMVLQRTGGAIPVGGLRRRLVEGRVVFVGDAAGLTHPISGAGIAAAVVSGERAGEAAAACLGADSFGALADFEEDVRDQYEGTICRALERRAFLNRHWHTPAAHDDHVLRRGWIAFDEYFAEQVAGVT, encoded by the coding sequence ATGGAAACGGTGGACGTACTGGTGGTGGGTCTGGGCCCCGCGGGCGGCAGCGCCGCCCGGTGTGCCGCTGCCCGCGGATTGCGTGTGCTGGGCGTGGAACGTAATCGGCGGATCGGTGTACCGGTACAGTGCGCGGAATTCATTCCGGCGCCCATGGCCCGGTATGCGTCCGCCGCGGGTGTGCGGGTTCAGTCCATCACAGGCATGAAGAGCGCCCTTCCGTCCGGGGCCCGGCTGGCAACGGCGTTCCCGGGCATCATGATTGACCGCGCCCGCTTTGACCAGTCTATCGCGCAGCGTGCCCGGGAGGCAGGAGCGGTACTTTGGGAAGCAACCCGGCTCGTCGGACTTGACCCCACGCAACGCTTGGCGCGGTTGCAGCGTAATGGGTTGGAGGTCGAGGTCCGGTACCGGCTGCTGGTCGCGGCCGACGGCCCCCACTCCACGGTGGGCCGCAATCTCGGTCTACCGGCCTTGGAGGTGGTGCATACGCGCCAGTACACCGTCCCCCTCCGAGGCCCGTACGCCGACACCGATATCTGGCTTTCGGACGCATACCCCGGGGGCTACGGCTGGTTGTTCCCGAAAGGCGCGGTGGCGAACCTGGGACTCGGCGCCGATCGGGCGTTGGCAGACGCGGATCTCAAGACACCGTTGGATCGACTCCACCGGCAGTTGGTCGACACCGGAATCGTCGGCCCGATGGTACTCCAACGCACCGGCGGCGCGATCCCGGTGGGCGGCTTGCGCCGGCGTCTGGTGGAGGGTAGGGTGGTGTTCGTCGGCGATGCCGCGGGGCTCACTCACCCCATTTCAGGCGCGGGAATCGCCGCCGCGGTAGTCTCCGGAGAGCGCGCCGGGGAAGCCGCCGCAGCATGCCTGGGCGCGGACTCCTTCGGCGCCCTTGCCGATTTCGAAGAAGACGTCCGGGATCAGTACGAAGGCACCATCTGCCGGGCTTTGGAGCGGCGTGCGTTCCTAAACCGGCACTGGCATACGCCGGCGGCCCACGATGACCATGTGCTGCGCCGCGGATGGATCGCGTTTGACGAGTATTTTGCGGAGCAGGTTGCCGGTGTCACATGA
- a CDS encoding lipoate--protein ligase — protein MNARSAAVWRVIDTGLRSPAENISLNRALLESHQARHSPHTLRFLRFTPAALVGFHQSVRQELREDYCRQNGIAVQRRITGGGAIYFDETQIGWELYLDKRAVGSADMQSIAGRICEAAARGISRLGVDARFRPRNDIEVGGRKVSGTGGAFDGDSLLYQGTLLIDFDVERMLRVLRIPAEKLSDKAVRSARERVANLKELLGNAPPLDEVQRCMVDAFAEEFGISFEPAAELSACEQEKYLEALAEIDTPEWVYQHDRPVSELPIREGIYRCRGGLLRASVRIDVGRGRIKEVWLTGDFFVSPRRMVPDLEAALRDIPVAQLPERVSAFFARHPVEMLSLDPEDFTAVITSALDTEPVAETTPAG, from the coding sequence ATGAACGCCCGTTCCGCCGCGGTCTGGCGGGTGATCGACACCGGGCTGCGCAGTCCCGCGGAAAACATCAGTCTCAATCGCGCCTTGCTCGAATCCCATCAGGCCCGGCACAGCCCTCATACACTGCGCTTTTTGCGTTTTACCCCCGCCGCTCTGGTCGGCTTCCATCAGAGTGTCCGGCAGGAGTTGCGCGAAGACTATTGTCGCCAGAACGGTATCGCCGTCCAGCGCCGGATCACGGGCGGGGGGGCCATCTATTTCGATGAGACGCAGATAGGTTGGGAGCTGTATCTGGACAAGCGGGCGGTGGGTTCGGCGGACATGCAGTCGATCGCGGGCCGGATCTGCGAGGCGGCCGCACGGGGTATCAGCCGGCTGGGCGTGGACGCGCGTTTTCGGCCGCGCAACGATATCGAAGTGGGTGGACGCAAGGTATCTGGTACCGGCGGAGCCTTCGACGGGGACTCTCTGCTGTATCAGGGGACCCTGCTCATTGATTTCGATGTGGAACGGATGTTGCGGGTATTACGCATCCCGGCGGAGAAGCTTTCGGACAAGGCGGTACGCTCCGCGCGTGAGCGCGTGGCGAACCTGAAGGAACTGCTCGGAAACGCGCCGCCACTGGATGAGGTGCAGCGCTGCATGGTCGATGCATTCGCCGAGGAGTTTGGGATATCCTTCGAGCCGGCGGCGGAGCTCAGCGCTTGCGAGCAGGAGAAATACCTTGAGGCGCTAGCGGAGATCGACACGCCGGAGTGGGTCTATCAGCACGATCGGCCGGTCTCCGAGCTTCCGATTCGGGAAGGAATCTACCGGTGTCGGGGCGGACTGCTGCGCGCTTCGGTACGCATCGATGTCGGTCGCGGACGGATCAAAGAGGTATGGTTGACCGGCGATTTCTTCGTCAGTCCACGGCGGATGGTACCGGATCTGGAAGCGGCACTGCGGGACATTCCTGTGGCGCAGTTGCCGGAACGGGTGAGCGCATTCTTTGCCCGGCATCCAGTGGAGATGCTGAGCCTGGATCCGGAGGATTTTACAGCGGTGATCACCAGTGCGCTGGACACGGAACCCGTGGCCGAGACCACGCCTGCCGGTTAG
- a CDS encoding radical SAM protein produces MTDWHETVRRVEALEDLPLDHELIQHMQDFHGSNAHRGGTVHFYTPTFKSFQTTELSGCGKSAWPAISITGGDCKLQCDHCKAKILDPMIPARTPDALWRTVNELIADGARGMLLTGGSNHRNEVEYGDYYPTIRRIKDEFPGFKIALHTALVDEDIALCMEQSGIDAAMMDVIGAQETITNVYHLRRSVDDFERTLETLVASRMKVVPHIVIGLHYGKLLGEWNALEMVKRHLPDALVLVVVMPFYAPVKRPFVTPDGHDVGRFFLDARRTLPELSLLLGCARPPGVTKVQIDTYAVLAGLDGIAHPSDGSVELAARLERRVRVTPACCSIVVGDEVMALDESNPGLEVDLETILAQERTRRRAASGLGGIPVVARATDAGGSCRP; encoded by the coding sequence ATGACCGACTGGCACGAGACGGTGCGGCGCGTGGAGGCCTTGGAAGATCTGCCGCTGGATCATGAATTGATCCAGCACATGCAGGATTTTCATGGATCGAACGCCCATCGCGGCGGAACCGTCCATTTCTATACGCCGACGTTCAAGAGCTTCCAGACCACCGAACTCTCGGGTTGCGGTAAGAGCGCTTGGCCTGCCATCTCCATTACCGGCGGGGACTGCAAGCTGCAGTGCGACCACTGCAAGGCGAAGATCCTTGATCCGATGATACCTGCGCGCACGCCCGATGCCTTGTGGCGGACCGTCAACGAACTGATCGCGGACGGTGCGCGAGGCATGCTCCTCACGGGTGGTTCCAATCATCGCAACGAAGTGGAATACGGAGACTATTATCCGACGATCCGCAGGATAAAGGACGAATTCCCGGGTTTCAAGATCGCGCTTCATACCGCGCTGGTGGACGAGGACATCGCCCTGTGCATGGAGCAGTCTGGCATCGATGCCGCTATGATGGACGTGATCGGCGCGCAGGAGACCATTACCAACGTCTATCATCTGCGCCGTTCGGTGGACGACTTCGAGCGCACCCTGGAGACACTCGTGGCCAGCCGGATGAAGGTGGTGCCACACATCGTGATCGGGCTCCATTACGGGAAACTCCTGGGTGAATGGAACGCCCTCGAGATGGTCAAACGCCACTTGCCGGATGCGCTCGTACTCGTGGTGGTCATGCCCTTCTACGCCCCCGTGAAACGACCTTTTGTGACCCCGGATGGGCATGACGTCGGCCGTTTCTTCCTGGATGCCCGCCGCACCTTGCCCGAGCTTTCTCTGCTGTTGGGTTGTGCGCGTCCGCCGGGAGTCACCAAGGTCCAGATCGATACTTATGCGGTGTTGGCAGGTCTCGACGGGATCGCGCATCCGTCGGATGGCAGCGTGGAGCTGGCGGCGCGTCTCGAGCGCCGCGTTCGGGTCACCCCGGCGTGCTGTTCCATCGTCGTGGGCGACGAGGTGATGGCCCTGGATGAGTCCAACCCGGGGCTGGAAGTGGATCTGGAGACGATCCTGGCTCAGGAGCGGACCCGACGCCGAGCGGCATCGGGTCTTGGTGGCATCCCGGTGGTTGCCAGGGCCACGGACGCAGGCGGGTCCTGCCGCCCATGA
- a CDS encoding glycine cleavage system protein H has product MGTVRGCNFPEDLYYNVENNVWGRLEGDGMVTIGLTAYAASLAGQIVSYTPKKVGKEVKKDKSCATVESGKWVGPAKMPVTGEVVATNDAVAAKPGLINEDPYGGGWLVKIKPSDWAGESGDLKTGADALAAFEAKMESEGFGGC; this is encoded by the coding sequence ATGGGTACCGTGCGTGGGTGTAACTTTCCAGAAGACCTGTACTACAACGTCGAAAACAATGTGTGGGGTCGTCTTGAAGGCGACGGAATGGTGACCATTGGGTTGACCGCCTACGCTGCGTCCCTGGCGGGGCAGATCGTTTCCTATACCCCCAAGAAGGTGGGGAAAGAGGTGAAAAAGGACAAGTCCTGTGCCACCGTTGAATCCGGGAAATGGGTGGGACCTGCGAAGATGCCGGTGACGGGCGAGGTGGTGGCCACCAACGACGCGGTTGCCGCAAAGCCCGGCCTGATCAACGAAGATCCGTACGGCGGCGGTTGGCTCGTGAAAATCAAGCCGAGCGACTGGGCGGGCGAATCGGGCGACCTGAAGACTGGCGCCGACGCCTTGGCGGCGTTTGAAGCCAAGATGGAGTCCGAGGGGTTCGGCGGCTGCTGA
- a CDS encoding sulfur reduction protein DsrE: protein MENNQYIADDGDKVVVIIMTSGPSSPQRCATPFYLGSLLAAMDAEVHVFFTMEGVRLMEKGVGEQLAAMEGGKRIIDFVRDAKRAGVKLHVCQPALPGYKIDENLDLIDEVDYISKASTLADLILSCDKVFSF, encoded by the coding sequence ATGGAAAACAACCAGTATATCGCGGACGACGGCGACAAGGTCGTGGTCATCATCATGACTAGCGGCCCGAGTTCCCCGCAACGTTGCGCCACGCCGTTTTACCTGGGCTCCCTTCTGGCCGCCATGGACGCGGAGGTTCATGTCTTCTTCACCATGGAGGGGGTCCGACTGATGGAGAAAGGTGTCGGTGAGCAGTTGGCGGCGATGGAGGGGGGCAAGCGGATCATCGATTTCGTGCGTGATGCCAAGCGGGCCGGGGTCAAGCTCCATGTTTGCCAACCCGCGCTGCCGGGGTATAAAATCGACGAAAATCTCGACTTGATCGACGAAGTGGACTACATTTCCAAGGCGAGTACCCTCGCGGACCTGATTCTGTCGTGTGACAAGGTGTTTTCCTTTTAA
- a CDS encoding glycine cleavage system protein H, with protein MDCNGCEFHPELYYDGEFQIWVRRESDGTLTIGMTDLSQAIAGKILHLRVRRPGTKRPTGKPVATVESGKWAGPIPNLFDCVIVAGNQMALDNPALLNQDPYNAWVARVMPAYGTDAALASFLTGDSAREGYCARARREDIHCR; from the coding sequence ATGGACTGTAACGGCTGCGAGTTTCACCCCGAGCTCTACTATGACGGCGAGTTCCAGATTTGGGTGCGCCGCGAGTCGGATGGGACGCTGACGATCGGTATGACGGACCTGTCCCAGGCCATCGCGGGGAAGATTCTGCATCTGCGGGTGCGGCGCCCCGGGACCAAACGCCCCACCGGAAAACCGGTTGCAACTGTGGAGAGTGGCAAATGGGCGGGTCCGATCCCTAATCTCTTCGATTGCGTGATTGTGGCGGGTAATCAGATGGCCCTCGACAATCCCGCGTTGCTTAATCAGGATCCCTACAATGCCTGGGTCGCGCGCGTGATGCCCGCCTACGGAACCGATGCGGCGCTCGCGTCTTTCCTCACTGGGGATTCCGCCCGGGAAGGTTACTGCGCACGGGCGCGCCGGGAGGACATCCACTGTCGCTAA
- a CDS encoding disulfide reductase: MAKVAYYPGCALEGSGGPYDRSTRALVKALGLEMVNLRDYSCCGAMEVKNVHPMLQTYLSARNLAIASEQMGLDAVMAPCNGCYHNLKKAEFELATSDKAMQTVQELAQKADDPVYKGDVRTLHLLEWLMEELGPEGIKQRLTKSLNGIKIANYYGCMYTRPRQIFPEKDQGPGSESSYQPHFMDDLLAASGAVNVDYPLKTACCGGAHTLSDADTSTQLVLNLLQSAEDSGAEVIATECPTCHSGLEMHQVRAEKEFGIKTQVKVLYFTQLLGLAMGLSPRKLGIHENVSDSIDFLKEKGIIG; the protein is encoded by the coding sequence ATGGCTAAGGTCGCATATTACCCCGGTTGCGCCCTGGAAGGTTCAGGGGGGCCGTATGACCGTTCCACGCGGGCGCTGGTCAAGGCCCTGGGCCTGGAGATGGTCAACCTCCGGGACTACAGTTGCTGTGGCGCGATGGAGGTCAAGAACGTCCATCCGATGTTGCAGACCTACCTGTCGGCCCGGAACCTGGCCATCGCCAGTGAGCAGATGGGATTGGACGCCGTGATGGCGCCTTGCAACGGGTGTTACCACAACCTCAAAAAGGCGGAGTTCGAACTTGCAACGTCCGACAAGGCCATGCAGACCGTACAGGAGCTGGCCCAGAAGGCCGATGACCCGGTGTACAAGGGCGATGTCCGCACCCTGCACCTGCTCGAGTGGCTGATGGAGGAACTCGGCCCCGAGGGGATCAAGCAGCGGCTCACCAAGAGCCTGAACGGCATCAAGATCGCGAATTATTACGGTTGCATGTACACGCGCCCGCGCCAGATCTTTCCGGAAAAGGATCAGGGACCGGGGTCGGAATCCAGCTATCAGCCGCACTTCATGGACGATCTGCTCGCCGCGTCCGGCGCGGTGAACGTGGACTACCCGTTGAAGACCGCATGTTGTGGGGGCGCCCACACCTTGTCTGACGCCGATACCTCGACACAGCTGGTACTCAACCTCCTGCAGTCCGCCGAGGATTCCGGCGCCGAGGTCATTGCCACTGAGTGCCCAACCTGCCACTCGGGTCTGGAGATGCACCAGGTGCGGGCGGAGAAGGAGTTCGGCATCAAGACGCAGGTGAAGGTGCTGTATTTCACGCAGTTGCTGGGCCTTGCCATGGGGCTCTCGCCAAGAAAACTCGGCATCCACGAGAACGTCAGTGACTCCATCGATTTCCTGAAGGAGAAGGGAATTATCGGATGA
- a CDS encoding heterodisulfide reductase subunit C, with the protein MAIHEKSLIESDRIMEHESLVVDGVDVSGHWNTMIKPRYIADYDDDFEKIIQSYGGGENVHRCWQCGSCTNSCTVYALNTDFNPRYWIYLTRLGLKEELIKDKDIIWQCVSCNKCTSICPKDVRPEGVMKALAHWLEDEGHTETSPSHVFDDEFWAQVEKTGRIEDAHVIMNFFKKTKQPLLQPWLTAFTTRMIKHLPFAHLIRMGLNFVFTPRTKSWGRTGKVLRDYVEGEKVAARQRRQQIKEAA; encoded by the coding sequence ATGGCAATTCACGAGAAGTCGCTGATCGAGTCCGACCGGATCATGGAGCACGAGTCGCTCGTGGTCGATGGGGTGGACGTTTCGGGGCATTGGAACACCATGATCAAGCCCCGGTATATAGCCGACTACGATGATGACTTCGAGAAAATCATACAAAGCTACGGCGGCGGAGAGAACGTGCACCGCTGCTGGCAGTGCGGCTCGTGCACCAATTCGTGCACCGTCTACGCGCTAAATACGGATTTCAACCCTCGGTATTGGATCTACCTGACGCGCCTCGGGCTCAAGGAAGAGCTGATCAAGGACAAGGACATCATCTGGCAATGTGTCTCCTGCAACAAATGCACGAGCATCTGTCCGAAGGATGTGCGGCCAGAGGGCGTCATGAAGGCGCTGGCCCATTGGCTAGAAGATGAGGGACATACTGAAACCAGCCCCTCGCATGTCTTCGACGATGAGTTCTGGGCGCAGGTTGAAAAGACCGGGCGTATCGAAGACGCACACGTCATCATGAATTTCTTCAAAAAGACCAAGCAGCCGCTGCTCCAGCCGTGGCTGACAGCCTTTACGACTCGCATGATCAAACATCTCCCGTTCGCACACCTGATCCGCATGGGCCTGAATTTCGTGTTTACCCCCAGAACCAAGTCTTGGGGGCGGACCGGCAAGGTTCTGCGCGACTACGTCGAAGGGGAGAAGGTGGCCGCTCGCCAACGCAGACAGCAGATCAAGGAGGCGGCATAA
- a CDS encoding pyridine nucleotide-disulfide oxidoreductase — protein MQGSDTGTVLVVGAGPAGLSAAASVAAAGHQAVVVEKEDVLGGAPILSGYAKLVPSGEWAKDAIGRMVTRVEQDPGVTVFKGAKVSRLEGEAGNFTATLSNGEQVNAGSVILTTGFTHFDSINKPEWGFGTYEDVVTTTQMEQMVGGGKIFCPSDGRVPERVAILLCVGSRDRQIGREWCSKICCTVSANLAMEIKELSPTTDVFIYYMDIRTYGLYEDKFYWKSQEEFKTKYVKARIAEVTASGDGRLLVKGEDTLVKRPIVIPFDLVVHAIGMDPNEDNGEISKVFGIGLEKHGFVERAEFYTNTCGTTRRGIYAAGSCYGPETIDDSISQGHAAAMRSVADLHALVRKKAG, from the coding sequence ATGCAAGGCTCGGATACCGGAACCGTACTCGTCGTAGGTGCCGGCCCCGCGGGTCTGTCCGCGGCGGCCAGCGTGGCCGCCGCGGGTCATCAGGCGGTGGTGGTTGAGAAGGAGGACGTGCTCGGTGGCGCGCCCATCCTGTCGGGCTACGCGAAGCTGGTGCCGTCCGGCGAATGGGCCAAGGACGCCATCGGCCGCATGGTTACCCGGGTCGAGCAGGACCCGGGCGTCACCGTGTTCAAAGGGGCCAAGGTATCCAGGTTGGAAGGCGAGGCAGGCAACTTCACGGCGACGCTCAGCAACGGCGAGCAGGTCAACGCGGGGTCCGTGATCCTGACCACGGGATTCACTCATTTCGACAGCATCAACAAGCCGGAATGGGGTTTCGGGACCTACGAGGACGTGGTGACTACCACGCAGATGGAACAGATGGTCGGTGGCGGCAAGATCTTCTGCCCCTCGGACGGGCGCGTGCCGGAACGGGTGGCGATCCTGTTGTGCGTGGGCTCCCGCGACCGTCAGATCGGTCGCGAGTGGTGTTCGAAGATCTGCTGTACCGTGTCCGCAAATTTGGCGATGGAGATCAAAGAACTGTCTCCGACCACGGATGTGTTCATCTACTACATGGACATCCGCACCTACGGCCTCTACGAGGACAAGTTCTATTGGAAGTCCCAGGAGGAATTCAAGACGAAGTACGTTAAGGCGCGTATCGCCGAGGTGACCGCCTCCGGGGATGGCCGCCTGCTGGTCAAGGGCGAGGATACCCTGGTCAAACGGCCTATCGTAATCCCCTTCGATCTGGTGGTGCATGCAATCGGCATGGATCCGAACGAAGACAACGGCGAGATCTCCAAGGTATTCGGCATCGGTCTCGAGAAACACGGGTTTGTCGAGCGCGCCGAGTTCTATACCAACACCTGCGGGACCACCCGTCGCGGCATCTATGCTGCGGGCTCCTGCTACGGTCCGGAGACCATCGATGACTCCATTTCCCAAGGACATGCTGCCGCGATGCGCTCGGTAGCCGACCTCCATGCTCTGGTTCGGAAGAAAGCCGGCTGA